GACCATGTGCCAGAGCCGTGCGCCGCGCGTCCGGGCCGTCGCACGCTTCCAGAACATTGTACCCGTAGCGCCGGAGTACCCGCGTGACGAACGCGCGCACCGCGATTTCGTCCTCGACCAGAAGCACCGTCTCCCGCCCGTGCGGGGCCGGTTGTGGCTCGGGCACGTCCCGGCGTCGGACTTCGCCGGTTCGGGGAAGAAAAAGCTCGCAAGTGGCCCCTAGCCCCGGCTCACTGTGGAGCTCAACGAACCCACCAACTTGCCGAGCGAACCCGTACACCATTGCGTGGTGATTTTGCCCCGCGTGTAAAAGCCTTGACCTCAGCAGCTAGCTAACGCGGAAGGGATTAGCCGAGGTTCGAGTGGTGCGTTGTAGGGGTGATCGAAAGGGATTTCAGGCACGGCCCCGTAGTGTTTAGGCGACCCAATGCGGCGGCTCCGCACGTTCTTGGCCGCTCTGGTCGGTTCGGCCAAGAGCACGACTCGCGAGGGTTCGAGCCGGTCATGAGCCGCGCCCGGCTCTCTCGCCGGCTCAAGCCCCGATACTGCGGCGGAATTTAATGCAGCGGGTTGAACCGGTCTGCCTAAGTGCAAGGGCGCCCGGCTCTCACGTCAAGCCGCTGTTGCGGCGGTAAGGCACGAGTAGCCTGCGGTTGGATCGCCGCGACCTCGTCGGGGGAGCACTTGTCCCACTCCAGACGGCTCCGGCTCTCCTGTCGGGCACAGGAGCGGCGCTGCCAACTTATCCACGACCTCTGCGAGTCATTCATTTAGAGGTGCTGTCCGTACTCACGGTCTTCCAAACCGGAGATGCCGCTTTTGATGGGTCTCCCTTAACCGCCGCGACATGAGGGGATGAAATCGGGCTTATCACATCTCTGGATGAAGGCGCGATCGGCAATCGAGAGACCCCGTACCACTCCAACGTGATTGCTTCCTCGCGCACCGGGAGCGCGGTAATCGGCGCTCCACTTGAGCCTTCGATTTGCGCCGGAACGAGTTCCGTGCGAGCGATCGAGGGCCGGGACGCCGGAGACTTTTGGCCCCACGATGAGGGGGGAAGGAACGGGGACGGGAGGCCCAAAGCAGGTTCACCGGTGGTGACGGGAAACGGGGGAAGAGAACGAGTTCCTTCGACCCGTGAACCGGGTGCGGCACACCCCGGGGCCGTCATCCCGATTGCTGTGAGCCACGCGCTGCACAAGACACAGTATCGCATCGGATGCGCTCCACGAGAGCCGTCCCAACCACCAGGCTTATCGACATTACTCGCCATTTCAATTAAACCACTTTAGCCGATCCTGTTATGACGACTTGACCCATATTTTCAGATCAAGAGGAGCTTAACAAGCGGCTCCCTGTGTTCGGCAGCGCCTTTGGCAAATCGCACAGTGCAAACGAGCACAAGCACCGTCGAGAAGAGCATCAACACCTTCGGGCTGACACCTGTCGACACCCGCGCGCGGAGGTGATGAGGGGCAACTGGTGTCGGTTGGAAATGCAAAACCTCCAGGATGTCCGGAGTTTTGACGCGCTTTGACGCGCCGACGAGATTCGAGACGATAAGAAGCAACCCGTCGGGAAGATGCACGATTTCGGATCGTGAACCGATCCCGATAGGTAGGTCGCCAAGTACCTCGAGCAGTTCGGGGTCGCAGTTCTTCTGCTTCGTGCCGACGAACGGCCACTTCTCGTCGAACGGGATCTCAGCGGTCTTGGGGAAAAACGGGACCAACTCGTCGCTCGGTTAGATTGGTGCGACATCGGTTTCCCGTTTTCGGCTCGAATCGGCCAACACTACTCGGACGATCCGCTCCCGAGTTTCGTCGCGAGCCAGACCCCGAGCAACCCGGCCGCGACCGAACCGAACACGTAGGCCGCGGCGGTCCCCGGGCGCTCCGCGCGCATCAGTTGCAGCGTTTCCAGGCTGAACGTCGAGAACGTGGTGAACCCACCACAGAACCCGGTGCCGAGCAGCAGGTACCAACTCTTTCGCGACTCGTCCGGGTGGTTCAGGAACGCGGACGCGACGAATCCAAGAACCACCGAGCCCGACACATTAATGGCGAACGTGGCCCACGGGAACGCGACCGCGCCCGGGGGTAAGTAGCTCGCCACCAACTTGCCGAACCAGTAGCGGGCGTTCGCCCCGACACCACCCCCGACCGCGATCAACGTAGCCGGATGGGTTGCGAACGCGAGGAACCGATCGAGCATTGGGAACCGTGCGTGAGTGTGGCTCGCGGAGCGAGCATGTGTGGTTTTGGCTCGTGAGTGTGGTCCGCTCGCTCCGCGAGCGGCTTCACTGTGTTCGGGCCTCGCAAAGTAATGCTCGTCAGCCGATCGTGCGAGCCGCACCGCTCGCGGAGCGAGCGGACCACACGAATACGACCCGCACGGCTACTTCGCGCCGCCGACGAGCGGCACGCCCTTCAGTGCGAACGGCACCTCCACCGATTTCGCGTAATGGCCCCAAAACACGAGTTTCGCGGGTGTGGTTGGTCCGTCCTTTGTCACGGGCAATTCGAGCTGCATCGTCAACACAATGCGCCGCTGACCGCGACCGTCGAAGTCGTTTGAGGCTTTCGCTAGCGATGCGTCAAACGCTCTGCCTTCGGAGTCGGTGATGCGTAGCCCGTGAACCGTTTGGTTCCCATTGGGTGCGGGCTTCACGTCTGGAAGTTCGTCGCTCGTTCGCACGGGGTCCACGCGCAGCGGATCGTAAGCCAGTTTCACATCCACGAACTGTTTGCCCTTCGCATCCGCCCGGAGCGCCGCCGTTACCTCGCAGCCGACGGGGCCGGTCGCCGTCACCGCGTCCTTCGCGCCGAGCGAGACCACGACGAGCGGTTCCGCGGGGGATCGCACAAGCCCGTACACGGAGCCGACCAGTTCACTCGCGGCACTCGCGCCGGTCTTCAATTTGACGATCACTTGGCGCGCGTTGGGCGTGAAATTCGGTCCGACATCGAGCGGAGCCGTGGCGTTGAGGTTCACGAGGGTGACGGTGCCGTCCGCGTTGCGAACAACCACCACGCCCCCGTCTTTGAGGCGCTGAACTTGTGGTCGCGTAACTGTCGGCGTGAAGTCGGGCACGAGCTTGCGGCCCTCGGCGTCGGTCGCCTTCGTTACCTTCACGTCGGCCGCGGATTGCCACACGAGCTTCGGCTCCGGCCACACTTGAAGCACAACAGACGCAACCGTTTTCGGGGCCGCGATTTTGGGCACCTCGAACGCCTCGATCAGCGCCGCGCCGTGAACGGACGCGGGCCGGCTCTTGCCGTCACGGGCTTCCAGTATCACCGCCTTACTCGGGTTCGCGGCGACGCGCAGTGCGACTCCCGTACCCGCGCCCTTTTTGTCGAGGCGCGAAGTGTACGGCGCGGCACCCGGGGCAAAGAACCCACCGGCGCCGGCAATCTGAAGCTCCGCGGCGTCACACACTTTCAGCACCGCGGTCCAGAACGGCACCTTGCCCGTCGCGATCGTGACCTTTTTGCCCGCGAGTTCGCCGGCCTTCAACCCGCCGAGAACGACCTCGCCCTCGGCCTGTTTCGAGAGCGCCGCCAGCACCGTATCGAGCGGCTGGTCCTTCAGGTCGAGGTCCACGAGGGTCGGCGCGAGCGCGCGGTCGTTCGCCGCCCGGCGCTCGATCTTCCGCACGAGGTCTTTGGCGCGGTCGGCGATCTCGGCGTTCTCGGACTGGGTCGCGGCGCGGAGCTCACTGAGTGCGAGCAGACCCAGTTCGTCGAGGCGCTTGGTCGCGGCCTCGCGCTCGGCAAAGTCTTCGCTCCCGAGCTTCTCAATGAGGGGCGGCGCTTCGCGCGCGTTCGGTGGCGGCACCGGCGCGGCACCCGCGGCCGCAACGAGGAGCGCGGAAACACACGAGAGGAGCGCGTACCGCATTGGTAAGCCCCGGAGGGAGCGAAGCACCAAACGCCTCCAGAGTACCGGATGCGGGCCGCGCGGGGCAAGGGTTGGTTTGCGCACGGGCGCCTTGTCTCTCGTGTTCGCTTCGCGCATGCTGGAGTTTATGCTCTCGTTCACGAACCCCGAATTCCTGTGGCTGACGCCGCTGGCCCTGGTCGTCGCGTGGTGGTGGCGCCGGCGCCGGCGGCCGGCGCTGCGCTTCAGCGACGTGAGCGGATTCGGGAACCGCACCGGTCGGCGCGCATCGGTCGCGAGTTGGGGCGGCCCGGTCCTGCGCGGGCTGGCGTGCGTGTGCCTCGTCGTCGCGTGCGCCGGCCCGCGCAGGCCGGACACGGAAACGTCTCTTCCGTCCGAAGGGATCGCGCTCGTGATGGCGCTCGACGTGAGTGGCAGCATGGGCACCGAAGACGTCGCGTGGAACCTCAACAGCCCGCCGGTGTCGCGCCTCGATGCCGCGCGACGTGCGCTGAAGCTGTTCTTGGCCGGTGGGGACGCGCCCGACGGCACGAATTTCAAACCCCGCCCGGGCGATTCTGTGGGATTAGTGGTATTCGCCGCCGTCCCACAAACCGCGTGTCCACTCACACTGAACCACTCCGTATTCTTCAAGGTCGTGGACGGGCTCCAACCCAGGGGTGGAGTCGATGCCGGCACGAACATCGGTGATTCGCTCGCCGAGGCGATTATCCGCCTCGACGCGGTGGACAATCCGAAGAAGGCCCGTGTGCTGATCCTGTTGAGTGACGGCGAACACAACGTTTTCAAGGAAGACGTACCGGACGCGAAGAAGCCCGGCATCGACCGCACGCTGAAGCCGCGCGAGGCCGCACAGCTCGCCGCGAACCTAAACGTCAAGATTTACACCATTGATGCGGGCGGCGAACCGCCCCCCGGTTCCACGCCGGACATGGTCGCGCAGCGCAAGGCCGGGCGCCAGGCGCTCAAGGACGTGGCCGAGATGACCAACGGCAAGTCGTTCCAAGCGACCAGCGGAACCGACTTGCTCGCCGCGTACCGTGAAATCAGCACACTGGAAAAGGGGCCGGAGCTGGCCCCGATCTACCGCCAGTACTTCGAGTATTATGCGTGGTTCGCGGGGGCCGCACTCGTCTTAATTCTGTCCACTCACGCGCTCGATCGCACCCTCTGGCGCGCGGTGACGTGAGTGCGAATACGCTTTTGTGGGCGGCACAAGCTTAATGGATTTTCGTCCACTAAGTGCGTATAATTCCGTAAATCCGAGCGATCGATCTCGGCAGATTCCGAAACTAAAGGTCGAAGACAGCGAGGTAGTGTTGGCGAATGTTAGTCGATGTCAGCCACCTGCGGCATTCGGCGGCGGTGCCGGATCGCTCCAAGTTCTAGAATTTCCGGCACTTGGTGGCGCGTCGAGCCGGTGCAATGGGTCCGCCGAGCGAAAATGTTAGCAAATGTTAGCCACGGGCAATGACGGCCTTATGAATTTCTTCGGCACCTCCTCCGGGTTGAACGGGTTGCTGACCGACGGGCGCGAGTTCCTCGCGGTCGTGCGGCTGGCCCGGCCGGACGCGCTGTGGCTGTTGCTCCTGCTCCCGCTACTCGGGTTGTTGAACCGCTGGGCCGTGCGGCGCCGGAAGCACGCGGTCGCGACGATCGGGCGCCCTGCGGCGGTCGCCGGGCAGCTCACGCACCCGCGCCCGCCGCGCCGGTGGTTCGGCTTCACGTACCCGCTCGCGTGGGGGCTGCTCGTTCTGGGCATCGCCGGCCCCCGGTGGGGCAAGAGCGACGAACCGGGCGTCGCGGTCGGGCGCGATGTGGTGATCGTGATCGACGTGAGCCGCTCGATGCTCGCGGAGGACATGGCTGATCCGAGGGCGAAATCGCGCTGGGAAGGCGCCCGTGCCGGTGCCCTCGATTTGCTCGGCGCAATGGCCCGGCGCGGCGGGAACCGGGTCGGCGTGATCGTGTTCGCGTCGAAGCCGAAAGTGATCTGCCCGCTCACGACCGACTACAAGCACGCGCGAGCCGTGCTGGAAGACATCAACGGCAAGCTCCCCCCGCCGGAGTGCAAGGCCGGTGCGGACCCGAACATCACGTCCGGTACGCGATTCGGGTCCGCCCTGATCGCGGCCGTCGATACGCACGACGTGCGGTTCACCGGTTCACAGGACATCTTCTTCATTTCCGATGGCGACGACCCGGACGAGAGCGACCGGGAATGGGTGCGCGGGGCGAACGCCGCCCGTGCCGCGAACATCCCCGTTTACACCGTGGGCGTCGGGCACCCGACCAAAGTAACCGTTCCCGAAGTCGATTCGGAGGCGGCGGACCCGTTCGGCACGAAGTTGCAGGAAGAGCTCTTGGAGCAGATCGCGCGGGAGACGTCCGGGGACTACGTCGCGTCCCGCACCAGTAGCCCGAAGCTCGGCGAGTTCTTCCACAACCGCATTGAGGGGCAGAAATCGCGAACGATCGTGGGCGAGGATCAGGTTCCGCAGCCGAAAGAGCGGTACCCGTGGTTTTTGGCCCCGGCGCTGGGGCTGTTCCTCGTGGGGTGGCTCCGCGGGCGGTAAGTAACGAGCCCTGGGAAAGCGGAACCGGATACGGGTACAATCGAGGCGGAAACCGCGAAACGGAGGGTCCAATGGCAACATCGCGCTTCACGCGGTTCGCCTTTTGTCTTTTGCCCTTTGCCCTTTGTGTTCTTCTCAGCGCCGCGGCGCCACCACAAGCGGAAACGCCGGACGACCTCATTCGCCGGGCGAACGACGTGTTCCGCGCCGGGGACAAGGACGCGGCCGACAAACTCTACGCGACCGCCGAAGAGCGCGCGCCCGACCCGGGACTGGTCGCGTTCAACCGCGGCGCGGTGCTGTTCGATCGCAAACAGTATCGCGAAGCCGAACAGCACTACGAGCGCGTGCTGAAGGACGCCGAGTGCCCGCCGGAGCGCGCGGCCCGGGCGTGGTACAACCGCGGCACCTGTTTGCTGTGGCGCGGCGGGTCCATTGAGGTGTACCGGGCGGCCATCGCGTGCTTCGAGCACGCGCTCGATAGCGCTGCGGCCGACAAGCCGCTCAAGGACCGCGCCGCGGACAACCTCGAACTCGCGAAGCTGCTGTGGAACGAGGAGCGGAAGAAGGAAGAGAACAAGAAGAAGTCGCCGAACACGGACGTGCCGCCGGAAGAGAACCCCCAATCGCGCCCGGACCCGGACCAGCAGGCCGGCGGTAATGACAATCCCGGCAGTGATTCCGACCCCGCTCGTGCCGGCGCCAACCCGAAGAATGTCGGCACGCAACCGCAGCAATTGCCCAACGGCGCCAACAGCCCCACCCCGACCGAGCAGACGACGCCCGGGAACAACGCGACCATGCAACCGCTCGAAGACCGGACCGACGTTCAGCAGCTCAGCGAGCAGGACGCGCGGGCGAACTTGGCCGAAACCGCGAAGCGCATCAAGCGCGAGCAGCAGTCGCTCCTGCGCACGCTCTACGGCCCCGAGCGCCCGAGCGTGCGGGACTGGTAGCGGGGAACGCGCAATTGCAATCGGGCGAGACGGGACAAGTGAATTGAGGAGCCGTACAGCGATGACACAGCGACGCACACTTCACCCGCGCTCGCTTGTTGTCGGGTGCCTTTCCTTTTTCCTTTTCACTTTTTCCTTTAGCATTGCGAATGGGCAGCCCGCCTTCTTCGAGCCGAAGGAAGACTACTACAAGGCGAAGGGGCGGAGCCTCCGCGTGAAGTGGGAGATCGAGCCGCCGACGGTCCAGGTGAGCAGCGATTTTAGAGCCACTCTTGTCATCACCGGCGCTCAGAACCCGACCGAGATCGTGAAGCCCGACTTGCGGAAACTGAAGGCGTTCGACGTATTCAAAGTCACCGATATTGCCGACCCACCCCGGGACGCAAAAGAGGTGCGGTTCGCGTACAAGCTCGCGCCGCGAAACACGTCCGTGAAGGAAGTGCCCGAACTCAAGTTCCACTACTTCAATGCGTCCGCCGCACCGGGGCCGAAACAGTTCCCGTCCACGCGCGCGGAGGCCGTTGAGATCACCGTAACGGAACCGCCGAAGATCGAGCGCCAGATCGTCCCGCTCGACGCCCCGGAGTTCCTGTTCCACCCCGTAACCGGCCAGGACGTGCTCGGGAGCGGGCCCTTCGTGCCGTGCCAGTGGGCGTGGCTCGCGGCGGCGTGCTTCGGCCCGCTCGCGGCCTTCGGCTGGCTCCTCGTGTGGCGCCGGGTGTACCCCGATGCGGCCCGGCTCGCGCGCCTGCGCCGGTCCCGGGCCGCGCGGCGCGCGAACGACCTGATCCGCAAAGCGAGCCGCACCCCGGACCCGCCCGCGCTCATCGCGAACGCGCTGCTGGGCTACCTGCGTGCGCGGTTCCCGCTCCCCGAATCGGCCGCAACGCCCGCGGAGATCGCCACCGCCCTGAAGGACCAGAACGTGCCCGACGAGATCGCCGAACGGACGAGCGACGTGTTCCGCGCGTGCGACCGCGCCCGGTTCGCCCCCTCGGGTGACAACGAGTTGGCGCTCGCCGCGACCGCCGAGGCCGCCGTCACCCGACTGGAGGCGCTCGCGTGAATCCGGCCACTCGGGATTACGGGCGCCGTTGGTTCGCTGTAGCCCTCGCCCTGCTCCTCTCGACCGCGCCCGTGTCCGCGGCTTCGCCCGAAGACACGCTCGCGGCGACAGAACGAGCGTTCGCGGAGGGCGTGGAGGCGCGCGGCGATTCCGATCGCGCGAGGCCGGCGTTCGCGCGGGCCGCGTCCGGGTACGACGAGCTCTGGGCGCGCGGGTACCGCACGACCGACCTCGCGCTGAACCGGAGTCGCGCGCACCGGCTCGCCGGAAACCTCCCGCGCTGCATCGCGGCCCTGCACGACGGGTTGGCCGTGGCCCGGTTCGCGCGCGAGCTTCGGGTGGAACTCGAAGACGCCCGGTCGCGGGTGCTGTACCCGAGCGAGGGCGAACTCGCGCTCCAGGGCCGCCCGCGCCCGGTGCGCACCGTGAGCACGCGCCTGTCGCACGCGGATGCGTGGGTCGCGGCCGGGTTCGCGTGGCTCCTCGCGTGCGGCGGGGTGGTTCGTTTCGTGATGACGCGGAACGCCCTCTGGCTCGCCTTTGTCGCGCTCTGGGTGGCGGCGCTCGGGGCACTGGGGGCGCTGTGGGTCGAGGACTCGCGCCAGCGCGCCCGCGACGAATCGCTCCCGCTCTTGGTGGTGACGGACGAGGTGTACTTGCGAAGGGGCAACGCGACCGAGTACCCCACGCGAATCGAACCGGCACTCCCCAAGGGAGCGGAGGTGCGCGAACTGACACGGCGCGGCGGGTGGGTTCAGGTGCAGTTGCCCGGCGGCGTGGTCGGGTGGCTCCCGGAATCGGCAACCATCCCGTGCGGCGGGTAACACCGCAGTGCCACCCGGGAGCGTGATTCACTCCGTGCCGAGGGTATCGCCGAGCGCGGCCCGCAGGCGCGCCTCGAACGCGGGCGGGAGCGCGCCGCACTTCGGGAGCGCGCGGGCGACGCTCACCGTGTGCCTGTACGTCGCGACGAACACCTCGCACTTCTTGCACCCGCTGATGTGGACCGTGACGGTTTCGTGGTGCTCGACCACCAGTTCGCCGCCCAGGTAGTCCACCAAGAGCGCCGCCAGTTCCGTGCACGTCATAGCGCATCCTTTTCTTCAAAGTGCGGGGCCAGCAGGTCGCGCATCCGCATTCGCGCCCGGTGCAGGCGGCTCTTCACGGCGGGCACGCTCAGCCCGAGCATGGTGCCGATATCGGAGTTGGGCAGGCCCTCGACGTCGGCGAGCAGGTACACGTCGCGGAACGGTTCGGGCAGTTCGTTGATCGCCTTCTCGATGATCGCCTGCTGTTCGGCCGCGAGCACCGGTTCGTCCGGTGGCAGGTTCCAGCGCTTGACTTCCGTCTCCGGGGCGGCCGTCTCGAGCGCGTCGTCGGCCAGATCGCCGGACTCGTGCTTCTGCCGGTTCGCCCGCTTCGCGCGGTGGGCCAGCGCCGCGTTCACCGTCACGCGGTGCAGCCACGTCGAAATCTGCGAATCCCCGCGGAACGTGTCGAGCTTCCGCACCACCTGGAGCAGCACGTCCTGCGTCACGTCTTCGGCGTCGGCGTCGTTGCCGAGCATCCGACGGGCGAGGTTGAAGATGCGCGGGGCGTACTCGCGGAACACCAGTTCCGGCGTGAGTTTCTCGGGCAGCGGTGCGACCATGCGGGGGGCTCGCGGGCGAGGAGCGGGCTTCTCCCTACCATAGCAAGGAACGCAGAAGGGGCGAAAGGGTGAAGGGGCGAAAGGGCGAGAAGAACCCGCCTCCGGTACCCGTCCCGCGCGCCGTGCGCGTTCGTCCTTTTACCCCTCATACCCTTCACCCTTTGCCCCGTCACTGCATGAAAGCTGCTCTTTTCGACTTCGACGGCACGCTCGCCGACAGCTTCGCCGCGATCACATCGAGCACCAACCACGTCCGGCAGAGCTACGGTTTGCAGCCGTTGCCCGAAGCCGAAGTGTGCGGGTTCGTTGGGTACGGTCTGGCGAACCTCATGGCCGATCTCGTGCCGGGCGCGCCGGTGGACGAGGCCGTCACGCGCTACCGCGCGCACCACGCGGGCGTCATGGTCGCGGAAACGCGCCTCATGCCCGATGTCGGCGATACGATTCGTGCCCTCGCGCGGCGCGGGCTGAAGCTCGCTGTGTGCAGCAACAAGCGCGTCGAATTTACGCGCGAACTCGTGCGCGCACTCGGTTTAGCCGACTGCTTCGCCTGCGTCCTGGGACCGGACGACGTCGCGGACCGGGCAAAGCCCGACCCCGCCATGCTCTTAGAGGGGCTGACCCGTCTGGGGGTTTCAGCCGGCGACGCGATTTATGTCGGCGACATGGTGGTAGACGTGCAAACGGCGCGTGCGGCTGGGATTGCGGTGTGGCTCGTGCCGACGGGATCGACCGAGCCCAATGAGCCAGCGGACCGTGTCCTCACGTCGTTCGCGGAACTGCTGGAACTGTTGCCCGGCGCGTGAGGCCCGGTTCTGGGCTCTCTGTAACGAGCCGCGACCGTAAGGGAGCGGGAAGCGCCTCCAGGGCCGTTTAATGTGTGAATATGGGGCGAGTGTGATTGGCTCCACCCGCTAGTTAGCACGCGCGGTTCACCCGAGCCTCTGGGCGAACCGCGCGTGCTAACGAGCGGGTGGTTGGCACCGTCTCTGACCACATCACACGTTAAACGATCCCGGAAGCGCCTCCCGCTCCCTTGCGGTCGCGGCTCGTTACTAGACTCAGTAACGAGACCCGCACTCCGTTTCCATTGATGTAACGCAGTAGGGTCAGTCGCAGAACGGCTAATCT
The Gemmata palustris DNA segment above includes these coding regions:
- a CDS encoding vWA domain-containing protein, whose amino-acid sequence is MLEFMLSFTNPEFLWLTPLALVVAWWWRRRRRPALRFSDVSGFGNRTGRRASVASWGGPVLRGLACVCLVVACAGPRRPDTETSLPSEGIALVMALDVSGSMGTEDVAWNLNSPPVSRLDAARRALKLFLAGGDAPDGTNFKPRPGDSVGLVVFAAVPQTACPLTLNHSVFFKVVDGLQPRGGVDAGTNIGDSLAEAIIRLDAVDNPKKARVLILLSDGEHNVFKEDVPDAKKPGIDRTLKPREAAQLAANLNVKIYTIDAGGEPPPGSTPDMVAQRKAGRQALKDVAEMTNGKSFQATSGTDLLAAYREISTLEKGPELAPIYRQYFEYYAWFAGAALVLILSTHALDRTLWRAVT
- the crcB gene encoding fluoride efflux transporter CrcB gives rise to the protein MLDRFLAFATHPATLIAVGGGVGANARYWFGKLVASYLPPGAVAFPWATFAINVSGSVVLGFVASAFLNHPDESRKSWYLLLGTGFCGGFTTFSTFSLETLQLMRAERPGTAAAYVFGSVAAGLLGVWLATKLGSGSSE
- a CDS encoding tetratricopeptide repeat protein, whose translation is MATSRFTRFAFCLLPFALCVLLSAAAPPQAETPDDLIRRANDVFRAGDKDAADKLYATAEERAPDPGLVAFNRGAVLFDRKQYREAEQHYERVLKDAECPPERAARAWYNRGTCLLWRGGSIEVYRAAIACFEHALDSAAADKPLKDRAADNLELAKLLWNEERKKEENKKKSPNTDVPPEENPQSRPDPDQQAGGNDNPGSDSDPARAGANPKNVGTQPQQLPNGANSPTPTEQTTPGNNATMQPLEDRTDVQQLSEQDARANLAETAKRIKREQQSLLRTLYGPERPSVRDW
- a CDS encoding vWA domain-containing protein, which translates into the protein MNFFGTSSGLNGLLTDGREFLAVVRLARPDALWLLLLLPLLGLLNRWAVRRRKHAVATIGRPAAVAGQLTHPRPPRRWFGFTYPLAWGLLVLGIAGPRWGKSDEPGVAVGRDVVIVIDVSRSMLAEDMADPRAKSRWEGARAGALDLLGAMARRGGNRVGVIVFASKPKVICPLTTDYKHARAVLEDINGKLPPPECKAGADPNITSGTRFGSALIAAVDTHDVRFTGSQDIFFISDGDDPDESDREWVRGANAARAANIPVYTVGVGHPTKVTVPEVDSEAADPFGTKLQEELLEQIARETSGDYVASRTSSPKLGEFFHNRIEGQKSRTIVGEDQVPQPKERYPWFLAPALGLFLVGWLRGR
- a CDS encoding RNA polymerase sigma factor translates to MVAPLPEKLTPELVFREYAPRIFNLARRMLGNDADAEDVTQDVLLQVVRKLDTFRGDSQISTWLHRVTVNAALAHRAKRANRQKHESGDLADDALETAAPETEVKRWNLPPDEPVLAAEQQAIIEKAINELPEPFRDVYLLADVEGLPNSDIGTMLGLSVPAVKSRLHRARMRMRDLLAPHFEEKDAL
- a CDS encoding SH3 domain-containing protein, producing the protein MNPATRDYGRRWFAVALALLLSTAPVSAASPEDTLAATERAFAEGVEARGDSDRARPAFARAASGYDELWARGYRTTDLALNRSRAHRLAGNLPRCIAALHDGLAVARFARELRVELEDARSRVLYPSEGELALQGRPRPVRTVSTRLSHADAWVAAGFAWLLACGGVVRFVMTRNALWLAFVALWVAALGALGALWVEDSRQRARDESLPLLVVTDEVYLRRGNATEYPTRIEPALPKGAEVRELTRRGGWVQVQLPGGVVGWLPESATIPCGG
- a CDS encoding anti-sigma factor family protein, with the protein product MTCTELAALLVDYLGGELVVEHHETVTVHISGCKKCEVFVATYRHTVSVARALPKCGALPPAFEARLRAALGDTLGTE
- a CDS encoding HAD family hydrolase, with the protein product MKAALFDFDGTLADSFAAITSSTNHVRQSYGLQPLPEAEVCGFVGYGLANLMADLVPGAPVDEAVTRYRAHHAGVMVAETRLMPDVGDTIRALARRGLKLAVCSNKRVEFTRELVRALGLADCFACVLGPDDVADRAKPDPAMLLEGLTRLGVSAGDAIYVGDMVVDVQTARAAGIAVWLVPTGSTEPNEPADRVLTSFAELLELLPGA